The DNA sequence GTAGTAGGTCGTGTCAGCCATCGACACCGAGTCGGCGCCCCGCTCCGGCGTCGGACGACCGTACTGCGTCAGCAGCTCGGTCATGGTCTGGCCGGTCGACGTCCAGCCCAGGGGGCCGAGGTACACGGCGACGTCGTTGCGATCGCCCTCATACCCGAGTTCGGAGAACTCTAGGTCGAAACCGTGCGCCCGCCATTTCTCGGTGGCGCTGCGCATCATTTCGCGGGACTGTTCGTGCTGTGCGGCCGAGATGTTCGGAATGGCCTCGGTGGCCAGCCGGCTGCCGTCGGCACTCAGTGCGGTGATGTTGTCCAGCAGCCGGTCTTGCGCTTCCGGCGGGAGATAGCCGAGCAGCCCCTCGGCGATCCACGCGGTGGGCTGGGTGCGGTCGAAACCCGCCTCGATCAAGGCGGCCGGCCAGTCATCCCGCAGATCGACGGCGACGCCGCGGCGATCGGCAGTCGGCTCGGCGCCCAAGTCGGCCAGCGTTGCGGTCTTGAAAGCCAGCACCGCGGGCTGGTCGATCTCGAAGATCGTCATGCCGGAGGGCCACGTCAGTCGGTAGGCCCGCGCGTCCAGACCCGATGCCAGGATCACTGCCTGGTGAATCCCGGCCTCGGTGGCGTCGGCGAAGAATGCGTCGAAAAAGCGCGTGCGAACAGCCATCGCGTCGGGCATCTGCCCGAGCTTCCAGCCGGATTCGTGGTCGTCGAGATCGGTGCCTGCTAGGTCGCCGGCGGCCCACTTGATCAGGAAGTCGACGCCGACGGCCCGAACCAGCGGCTCGGCGAAGCGGTCGTCGATCAGGGGATTGTCGGCGTTGGTGGCGATCGCCCGGGCGGCGGCGACCATGGTTGCCGTGGCACCCACGCTGGTGGCGAGGTCCCAAGTGTCGTTGTCGGTGCGTGCCATGAGCGCTCCTTGAGGATGACGGGCGGGGCGATTTGCTTAGTCTAACAATTAATTAGTTTATTTAACAAACGCTCCGAACCGGGCGACGGTTCCCGGTCTGCGGCCCAGGGGTGCCTAGCGCACAGTCAGATAAATCAACGCCACATTGAGCGTCCCGATCACCAGGGTGACAACCCAGCCCAGTGCCGAGGTCAGTGGCCGGTTGGCGTCGGCACCCATCAGCGTCCGGTCGCCGGTTACCCGGATCAGCGGCACCAGCGCGAACGGGATGCCGAAGGACAACACCACCTGCGAGATCACCAGCGCCCGGGTGGGTTCCATCCCCAGGGCCAGGATCGCCAGCGCCGGGCCCAGCGTGATCAGCCGGCGCCAGAGCAGCGGAACCGATACCCGCAACAGGCCGTGCATGATCATCGCGCCGGCGTAGGCGCCCACCGACGTCGACGCCAACCCGGATGCCAGCAGTCCAATCGCGAAGAACAGCGCAACCGTCGGGCCGAGGGCGTCGTTGACCGCGGCATGCGCACCCTCGATGGAGTCGGCGTTGTCGACGCCCCGCAGGTTATTGGCGGCCACCACCAACATGGCCAGGTTCAGCGTTCCGGCTACCAGCATCGCCAGACCCACGTCCCAGCGAGTCACCCGCAGCAGCCGCCGTCGCGCCGGGCCGGGTTCGGGCTGACCGTGCCGGTCGCGGGCCAGGCCCGAGTGCAGGTAGACCGCGTGCGGCATCACTGTCGCGCCCAGGATTGCCGTG is a window from the Mycobacterium sp. SVM_VP21 genome containing:
- a CDS encoding class I SAM-dependent methyltransferase; amino-acid sequence: MARTDNDTWDLATSVGATATMVAAARAIATNADNPLIDDRFAEPLVRAVGVDFLIKWAAGDLAGTDLDDHESGWKLGQMPDAMAVRTRFFDAFFADATEAGIHQAVILASGLDARAYRLTWPSGMTIFEIDQPAVLAFKTATLADLGAEPTADRRGVAVDLRDDWPAALIEAGFDRTQPTAWIAEGLLGYLPPEAQDRLLDNITALSADGSRLATEAIPNISAAQHEQSREMMRSATEKWRAHGFDLEFSELGYEGDRNDVAVYLGPLGWTSTGQTMTELLTQYGRPTPERGADSVSMADTTYYTSIKRG
- a CDS encoding Nramp family divalent metal transporter → MERVSVAADTAVRLKPGWYLLGPAFVAAIAYVDPGNVAANVSAGAKFGFLLVWVIVTANVMAGLVQYLSAKLGLVTGRSLPEVIGAHSRKPVRIAYWLQAELVAMATDLAEVVGGAIALNLIFDLPLLLGGLITGVVSMALLNIGDRRGPRILEQVTGGLLIIIAIGFLASLVVAPPAPAEVAAGLLPRFDGTESVLLATAILGATVMPHAVYLHSGLARDRHGQPEPGPARRRLLRVTRWDVGLAMLVAGTLNLAMLVVAANNLRGVDNADSIEGAHAAVNDALGPTVALFFAIGLLASGLASTSVGAYAGAMIMHGLLRVSVPLLWRRLITLGPALAILALGMEPTRALVISQVVLSFGIPFALVPLIRVTGDRTLMGADANRPLTSALGWVVTLVIGTLNVALIYLTVR